The Impatiens glandulifera chromosome 3, dImpGla2.1, whole genome shotgun sequence genome contains a region encoding:
- the LOC124930937 gene encoding endoribonuclease Dicer homolog 3a-like: MRRNTITVLGTGSGKTLIAVMIIKEMGLSLSSFPGRKKLIMFLAPTVHLVHQQFEVVKTHTSLRVDEYYGLKGVDDWNSQHWEKEVNANDVFVMTPQILLDALRKSFLSFDMIHLMVLDECHLATGSHPYAKIMKEFYHECDNKPKIFGMTASPVIRKGVTSDEDCQEQISELESLLDSQVFTIETSKELDEVLYPAKESSIFYDSSVSFNLQLKEKMKCIWEKYDSILLRLQESEPKQYKAVQKLLINDHAKILHCLQDLGLRCAYETIKMCAEKESNASEGCEYDGGSSVQRKLFLEEVLFAIVESLPNGHESLLETGSDFSKAVAIGYISPKLYELIKIFQSFGGVMEELCLIFVERIITAKVIERVMKTITCLSHLTVSYITGSSSTDGLTPKLQKDMLESFRSGKVNLLFTTDVLEEGIDVPNCSSVIRFDLPKTVRSHIQSRGRARQCDSQFIVMLERGNKTHTDEMFDIIKSECSMINTAITRDLAVACNSRVSTMEKTEVYHVDATGASVTSDSSVQLVHRYCQNLPVYRGFMPKATFQISQCENLYQCTLTLPPNAAFQTLTGPTSKSSRLSKQLVCFDACKKLHQLGALTDRLLPLGKDSLGKKSSPNIKNGSTGAGTTKRKELHGTTQVKALSGTWGEKVDGTTFYAYEIQFNCNLTWEKYGSFILLLESQLADDVGNVEVELFLVSKFIKSTVSSSGQIHLTPDQVDKAMRFQELFFNGLYGKLFIPCSRSEGRKREFLLQKQDNKRLWDLSNMYLLLPLESTKTSYDGSPVINWTGIQSCSSVIEFLKKNDALGGDEQYVSENGILSNPSSESADIIKFANNSFDKNSLKGMVVMAIHTGKIYYILTVVDDSSAASPFEESPDGRPSCFSSFSDYFKRKYMIKLAYPDQPLLLLKQSHNAFNLLVDFKKGGMCNKPGESNDVVQKTLSNVHIPPELLVSIDVPREVLRSFYLLPSLMHRLESLMLANQLREEFASPSMDFCISSSLILEAITTLRCNESFSMERLELLGDSVLKYAVSCHLFLKYLNKHEGQLSGERIKLISNSFLHQRGTDNNLQGYIRDSPYDPRRWNAPGQMSIRPYPCLCEVDTPNVPLDENFQTNNINIKLGMICDKGHRWMGSKTISDCFEALIGAYYLGGGLRAAIHIMKRFGIDLDLDFSMVNETIKIASLRSYVPKNNNIEDLESKIGYVFSNKGLLQEAITHSTEKESNFCYERLEFLGDSVLDILITMHLFQKHTDTDPGELTDLRAASVSNENFGYAAVKHNLHVHLQHGSEMLRSHISEFANSITFSDSTPNNKCLNVPKVLGDLVESIAGAILIDSKLNLDEVWRIFEPLLSPIVTPDKLELAPFRELMELCDSLGYFIKENSITRGEVVNAEIRLQLKDILLVGEGSGHTRKLAKGNAALILLKELKERGISHSKSSNTEKESNGCGTFTLLNMKNDVFNKTSREGDTLVSSISPHKKQKTEKKHILEKCINNSESNIPVALINKKKGGPRVSLYELCRKQQWPMPTFETTEHKSRTPIEFGEGAEKKTGFNSYMSKITLIIPEFGAIEMSGHEQADKKSSFDSAALAMLYKLEEQEKIKLSTE, translated from the exons ATGCGGCGGAATACAATCACTGTCTTGGGTACAGGTTCTGGTAAAACGTTGATTGCTGTAATGATTATTAAGGAGATGGGTCTTTCTCTTTCAAGTTTTCCAGGCAGGAAAAAGCTTATTATGTTTCTGGCACCTACTGTTCATCTTGTTCATCAg CAATTTGAAGTTGTAAAAACTCATACTAGTCTGCGGGTTGATGAGTACTATGGTTTGAAGGGTGTAGATGATTGGAACAGTCAACACTGGGAGAAGGAGGTGAATGCAAACGAT GTATTTGTCATGACTCCACAGATCTTGTTGGATGCCTTAAGGAAATCATTCTTGAGCTTTGACATGATACACTTAATGGTACTTGATGAGTGCCATCTTGCTACGGGTAGCCATCCTTATGCCAAAATTATGAAG GAGTTTTATCACGAATGTGACAACAAGCCCAAGATATTTGGTATGACCGCATCCCCTGTAATTAGAAAAG GTGTCACTTCGGATGAAGATTGTCAGGAGCAAATATCTGAACTAGAGAGCTTACTTGATTCTCAG gttTTTACCATCGAGACCTCAAAGGAGCTTGATGAGGTCCTCTACCCTGCTAAAGAGTCTTCTATATTTTATGACTCGTCAGTGTCTTTCAACTTGCAgttgaaagaaaaaatgaaatgtaTATGGGAAAAG TATGATTCCATATTGCTTAGGTTGCAAGAATCAGAACCAAAACAGTATAAGGCTGTACAAAAGTTATTGATTAATGATCATGCAAAAATCTTGCACTGTCTCCAGGATCTTGGTCTTAGATGTGCCTATGAG ACCATCAAAATGTGCGCAGAGAAAGAATCTAATGCAAGTGAAGGGTGTGAATACGATGGAGGAAGTTCTGTCCAGCGCAAGCTTTTCCTCGAAGAAGTGTTATTTGCAATTGTTGAATCCTTGCCAAATG GCCATGAGAGTCTTTTGGAAACTGGATCTGATTTTTCTAAAGCTGTTGCCATAGGCTATATATCTCCAAAGCTATATGAACTCATAAAGATTTTTCAATCATTTGG aGGAGTTATGGAAGAGTTGTGTCTCATTTTTGTAGAAAGGATTATAACAGCAAAAGTTATTGAAAGAGTTATGAAGACAATCACATGTTTATCTCACCTTACAGTTTCTTATATAACTGGAAGCTCATCCACTGATGGATTGACACCAAAATTGCAGAAAGATATGTTGGAATCATTTAGATCTGGAAAG GTCAATCTATTGTTTACTACTGATGTGCTTGAAGAAGGAATTGATGTGCCAAATTGCTCATCTGTTATACGTTTCGATTTGCCAAAAACTGTTCGTAGCCATATCCAGTCACGAGGACGGGCTCGTCAATGTGACTCTCAGTTCATTGTGATGCTTGAAAG GGGAAACAAGACACACACTGATGAAATGTTTGACATAATTAAGAGCGAGTGTTCAATGATAAATACAGCTATAACAAGAGACCTCGCCGTCGCCTGCAATTCTAGGGTTTCTACTATGGAGAAAACCGAAGTATATCATGTTGATGCAACCGGAGCATCTGTTACTTCAGATTCTAGTGTACAACTCGTTCATCGATACTGTCAAAACCTTCCTGTGTATAG GGGCTTCATGCCAAAGGCAACTTTTCAGATATCGCAGTGTGAGAATCTATATCAATGCACATTAACACTACCTCCTAATGCTGCTTTCCAAACTCTAACCGGACCGACTTCTAAAAGTAGTCGTCTGTCAAAGCAGCTTGTATGTTTTGATGCCTGTAAGAAGTTGCATCAGTTGGGAGCTTTAACTGATCGTCTTCTTCCTCTTGGCAAAGATTCTCTCGGAAAAAAATCTTCTCCGAACATTAAAAATGGGAGCACAGGCGCAG GAACAACAAAGAGGAAGGAACTGCATGGGACTACACAAGTTAAGGCCTTATCTGGAACATGGGGAGAGAAAGTTGATGGAACCACCTTTTATGCCTATGAAATACAGTTCAATTGTAATTTGACCTGGGAGAAGTATGGCAGTTTCATTCTTTTGCTTGAATCACAGCTAGCTGATGATGTGGGGAATGTTGAAGTTGAACTTTTCTTGGTTAGCAAATTTATAAAATCGACTGTTTCTTCATCAGGGCAAATACATCTAACTCCAGACCAG GTAGATAAAGCAATGCGGTTTCAAGAATTGTTTTTCAATGGTCTATATGGAAAATTATTTATTCCTTGCTCCAGATCAGAAGGTAGAAAAAGAGAGTTTTTACTCCAAAAACAAGACAACAAACGGTTGTGGGATTTATCAAACATGTATCTTCTCCTTCCACTGGAGTCAACAAAAACTTCCTATGATGGCTCACCTGTAATTAATTGGACTGGAATCCAATCTTGCTCCTCTGTGATTGAATTCCTGAAGAAAAATGATGCTTTAGGTGGTGATGAGCAATATGTCAGTGAAAACGGAATTTTATCTAATCCTAGTTCAGAATCAGCTGATATAATCAAGTTTGCGAATAATTCGTTCGACAAGAATAGTCTGAAAGGAATGGTGGTAATGGCAATTCATACTGgaaaaatttattatatcttAACCGTGGTTGATGACTCTTCTGCTGCGAGTCCTTTCGAAGAGAGTCCTGATGGACGCCCTTCTTGTTTTTCATCTTTTTCCGACTACTTTAAAAGAAA GTATATGATTAAACTAGCCTACCCAGATCAACCTCTATTGCTTCTAAAGCAAAGTCATAATGCATTCAACCTCTTAGTCGACTTCAAGAAAGGAG GTATGTGTAACAAACCAGGAGAGAGTAATGATGTTGTACAGAAGACACTAAGCAATGTCCATATTCCACCTGAACTCCTAGTCAGCATAGATGTCCCTCGAGAGGTTCTCAGATCATTTTACTTGTTACCTTCACTAATGCATCGGCTGGAATCTCTCATGTTGGCCAACCAGCTTAGAGAAGAATTCGCATCTCCGTCCATGGATTTCTGTATATCAAGCTCGTTG ATATTGGAAGCCATTACAACCCTTAGATGTAACGAGTCATTTTCCATGGAGCGTCTTGAGTTGCTAGGAGATTCGGTATTAAAGTATGCTGTAAGCTGTCACCTGTTCCTTAAATATCTCAACAAGCATGAAGGACAGCTATCTGGCGAGCGAATAAAACTTATTAGTAATTCGTTTCTTCATCAAAGAGGAACCGATAACAACTTACAG GGATATATCCGTGATAGTCCTTATGATCCTAGGAGGTGGAATGCACCGGGGCAAATGTCCATACGTCCTTACCCCTGTTTATGTGAAGTTGATACACCGAATGTGCCTTTGgatgaaaattttcaaactaataatattaacattaagtTGGGGATGATTTGTGACAAAGGCCATAGATGGATGGGATCAAAAACAATATCGGATTGTTTCGAGGCACTTATAGGTGCATACTATCTTGGTGGAGGATTGAGAGCTGCAATTCATATTATGAAACGTTTTGGGATTGACTTAGATCTGGATTTTTCGATGGTGAATGAAACAATTAAAATCGCGTCTCTTCGGTCTTATGTTCCGAAAAATAACAATATCGAAGATTTGGAGTCGAAGATTGGATATGTCTTCTCCAACAAAGGACTATTACAAGAGGCTATTACACACTCCACTGaaaaagagtcaaatttctgTTATGAG AGGCTTGAATTTCTTGGGGATTCGGTTCTTGACATACTCATTACAATGCATCTCTTCCAAAAGCACACTGATACTGATCCAGGGGAGTTAACAGACTTGCGGGCAGCATCTGTCAGTAACGAAAATTTTGGATATGCTGCAGTGAAGCATAACCTTCATGTCCATCTTCAACATGGATCGGAAATGCTTCGTAGTCATATATCAGAATTCGCGAATTCCATTACTTTTTCTGATAGCACACCCAACAATAAATGTCTAAATGTTCCAAAG GTCCTTGGAGATTTGGTAGAGAGCATAGCTGGGGCAATTCTAATTGATTCTAAGCTGAATTTGGATGAAGTATGGAGAATATTTGAACCTTTATTATCTCCCATTGTTACTCCCGACAAACTCGAACTGGCTCCATTTCGAGAGTTGATGGAACTATGTGATTCACTCGGGTATTTTATCAAAGAGAATTCTATTACTAGGGGAGAAGTTGTGAATGCTGAAATAAGGTTGCAGCTCAAAGATATCCTTTTGGTTGGAGAAGGTTCTGGACATACTCGTAAACTTGCAAAAGGAAATGCAGCTCTTATATTGCTGAAAGAATTAAAG GAGAGAGGAATCTCACATTCAAAAAGCAGCAACACGGAAAAGGAATCCAACGGTTGTGGTACTTTCACTTTGCTAAACATGAAAAATGATGTATTCAACAAAACTAGTAGAGAAGGTGACACATTAGTGTCTTCAATATCACCACATAAAAAGCAGAAGACAgagaaaaaacatattttagaaaaatgtattaataattcaGAGTCAAATATACCTG TTGCGTTGATTAATAAGAAGAAAGGAGGACCCCGAGTATCGCTGTATGAACTTTGCAGGAAACAACAATGGCCTATGCCAACTTTCGAGACAACCGAGCACAAGTCAAG GACTCCAATAGAATTTGGTGAAGGTGCTGAAAAAAAGACAGGTTTCAACAGTTACATGTCGAAGATTACACTAATCATACCTGAATTTGGTGCCATCGAAATGTCTGGACATGAACAAGCCGACAAGAAGAGCTCTTTCGACTCTGCAGCTCTAGCCATGCTTTATAAGCTTGAAGAACAAGAGAAGATCAAACTCTCAACTGAATAA